In the Hordeum vulgare subsp. vulgare chromosome 7H, MorexV3_pseudomolecules_assembly, whole genome shotgun sequence genome, one interval contains:
- the LOC123412411 gene encoding fimbrin-2-like: MSGFVGVVVSDPSLQGHFTQVELRSLKAKFVSLKRESGHVTAKNLPGLMKKLKGLNEVVSEEEIAAFLSEVYPDSDQEIEFEQFLQEYLNLEARVSSKAGASGSKNSWSFLKSSTTTLIHNPNQAEKSSYVAHINAYLGNDPFLKKYLPMDPAGNDLFDLVRDGVVLCKLINVAVPGTIDERAINKKRILNPWERNENHTLCLNSAKAIGCTVVNLGAQDLVEGRTHLVLGLISQIIKIQLLADLNLKKTPQLVEIFDDSKDIDEVLSLSPEKLLLQWMNYHLKRVDYKKTVSNFSSDVKDGEAYAYLIKALAPEHSSVLTFETKDPAVRAKLVLNQAEKLGCKRYLSPKDITEGSPNLNLAFVAQIFQHRNGLSTDTRQVKLTQTSSQDEVILCREERAFRMWINSLGVATYVNNVFEDVRTGWVLLEVLDKVSPGSVNWKLATKPPIKMPFRKLENCNQVIKIGKELKFSLVNLAGNDIVQGNKKLIVALLWQLMRFNILQLLNKLRFHSQGSQGKEITDADILSWANNKVKSSGRNSRMESFKDKNLSSGIFFLELLSAVLPRVVNWKVVSKGVDDDEKKLNATYIISVARKLGCSVFLLPDDIIEVNQKMILTLTASIMYWSLQKPQQPETSEQSESSCAASDAASDIASEDSASIVAPSEGEEVNSLPDGGSSMPSDDTSTSEAPV; encoded by the exons ATGTCCGGGTTCGTGGGGGTCGTCGTCTCCGACCCCTCCTTGCAGGGCCACTTCACGCAGGTCGAGCTCCGATCGCTCAAGGCCAAG TTTGTGTCCCTGAAGAGGGAGTCCGGCCATGTCACGGCCAAGAACCTGCCGGGCCTGATGAAGAAGCTGAAGGGGCTCAACGAGGTTGTCTCCGAGGAGGAGATTGCTGCGTTCTTGTCGGAGGTTTACCCCGACAGCGACCAGGAGATTGAGTTCGAGCAATTCCTTCAG GAGTACCTGAACCTGGAGGCGAGGGTGAGCTCCAAGGCGGGCGCGAGCGGGAGCAAGAACTCGTGGTCGTTCCTCAAGTCGAGCACCACCACGCTGATCCACAACCCCAACCAGGCAGAGAAGTCGTCCTACGTCGCGCACATCAACGCGTACCTCGGCAACGATCCTTTCCTGAAGAAGTATTTGCCGATGGATCCTGCGGGCAATGATTTGTTCGACCTCGTCAGAGACGGGGTTGTGCTCTG TAAGTTGATCAACGTAGCGGTACCGGGGACTATTGATGAGAGAGCCATCAACAAGAAAAGGATCCTTAACCCATGGGAGAGAAATGAGAATCATACATTGTGCCTCAACTCTGCAAAGGCTATTGGATGTACCGTCGTGAATCTTGGCGCTCAAGACTTGGTGGAAGGAAGG ACTCATCTAGTTCTCGGATTGATATCTCAAATTATTAAG ATACAACTTTTGGCTGATCTAAATCTTAAGAAGACACCACAGCTGGTGGAAATTTTTGATGACAGCAAG GATATAGATGAAGTTCTGAGCTTATCACCTGAAAAGTTGCTGCTTCAGTGGATGAATTATCATCTGAAGAGAGTTGATTACAAGAAAACTGTCAGCAACTTCTCTTCAGATGTCAAG GATGGTGAAGCCTACGCCTATCTTATCAAAGCTCTTGCTCCAGAGCATTCCTCTGTACTTACATTTGAGACCAAGGATCCTGCCGTAAGAGCGAAATTGGTACTTAACCAAGCAGAGAAATTGGGCTGCAAAAGATACTTGAGCCCAAAGGATATTACCGAGGGCTCCCCAAATCTTAACCTTGCATTTGTTGCACAAATATTCCAGCATAG AAATGGCTTGAGTACTGACACCAGACAGGTTAAACTCACACAAACATCATCGCAAGATGAGGTTATATTGTGCCGAGAAGAGAGAGCCTTCCGAATGTGGATCAACAGCCTTGGAGTTGCGACATACGTGAACAATGTGTTTGAAGATGTTCGAACTGG GTGGGTCCTACTAGAAGTGCTCGACAAAGTCTCTCCAGGATCTGTCAACTGGAAGCTAGCGACAAAACCTCCAATAAAAATGCCATTTAGAAAACTGGAGAATTGTAATCAAGTTATAAAAATTGGGAAGGAGCTGAAGTTTTCCTTGGTGAATTTAGCTGGAAATGATATTGTTCAGGGAAACAAGAAGTTGATTGTTG CACTTCTATGGCAATTGATGAGATTCAATATCCTCCAGCTGTTAAACAAACTAAGATTCCACTCTCAAGGGTCTCAAGGAAAAGAAATAACCGATGCCGATATCTTGAGTTGGGCGAATAACAAAGTGAAGTCTTCTGGGAGAAATTCTCGAATGGAAAGTTTTAAG GACAAGAACCTATCAAGTGGAATTTTTTTCCTTGAGCTTCTCAGTGCTGTACTGCCAAGGGTTGTGAACTGGAAGGTTGTATCGAAGGGTGTAGATG ATGATGAGAAGAAATTAAATGCAACATACATCATCAGTGTCGCGCGGAAGCTCGGGTGCTCTGTTTTTCTGTTACCAGACGACATCATTGAG GTGAATCAGAAAATGATCCTTACATTGACTGCTAGCATCATGTACTGGAGCCTGCAAAAACCACAGCAGCCTGAAACATCGGAACAGTCAGAATCATCTTGTGCGGCTTCAGATGCTGCTTCCGATATCGCCTCAGAGGATTCCGCTTCGATAGTGGCACCATCGGAAGGAGAAGAGGTGAATTCATTGCCTGATGGAGGGTCCAGCATGCCATCGGATGATACTAGTACTTCAGAGGCTCCTGTTTGA